From Paenibacillus sp. V4I7, one genomic window encodes:
- the fliF gene encoding flagellar basal-body MS-ring/collar protein FliF yields the protein MNENLLQYWEKVKQYWNRYSRTTKITFIATIVLLILTAAIISINLSKTEYSLAFTELQPSDASAIKSYLDTAKIPYHLSADGKSIEVPTSEVANVKLGVESQGLNKNGSLGFGAFSDSSSFGITDNEFKVKYLNAIQGELQQLINANQAIASSKVLISLPEEGPFLQQQQEKATASVVVQTKQGYTLDQAKVDTIYNLVSHSVKNLPLENITISDQYGQSLVSSKVGGTSSSSLVTSQADINNQFRNDLQKNINTMLGTMFGRDKVNVSVFSTMNFDQKKSKEQLVSAPNQVDQKGLEISLQEASESYQNNGADTGGVPGTGTTDVPGYPGAASSGNSNSEKNNKTVNYEVNRITNDIISTPYVVKDLSINVGIEPPVKDDPNSLTAETKAAVQSALVNIVRTALADNKVTYTDEDLQKKVTVFAHSFARPTDTLASKTTTYLTYAGLALAALAIGLIAGFAIRKRRKAAQQQLEQEMNIAAGKAELPTIDIENVTNDNQVRKQLETLAKKRPEDFVNLLRTWLVDE from the coding sequence GTGAACGAGAACCTGCTCCAGTACTGGGAAAAGGTGAAGCAATATTGGAATCGATATAGTAGAACTACGAAAATCACTTTTATAGCAACGATTGTCCTACTGATTCTTACTGCTGCAATAATAAGTATTAATCTATCAAAAACGGAGTATTCACTCGCATTTACGGAGTTACAGCCAAGTGATGCTTCAGCCATCAAGTCCTATCTAGATACCGCAAAGATTCCGTATCATCTTAGTGCTGATGGTAAAAGTATCGAAGTACCAACAAGCGAAGTAGCAAATGTAAAGCTTGGTGTAGAGTCCCAAGGTTTAAATAAGAACGGCTCTTTAGGCTTTGGTGCATTTAGCGACAGCAGTTCATTTGGCATTACAGACAACGAATTCAAAGTGAAATACTTGAACGCGATACAAGGCGAGCTTCAACAGTTGATTAACGCTAATCAAGCAATCGCTAGTTCTAAAGTTCTCATCTCACTTCCAGAAGAAGGACCCTTCTTACAGCAACAGCAAGAGAAAGCAACGGCGTCTGTCGTCGTGCAAACGAAACAGGGCTATACATTAGATCAAGCAAAGGTTGATACGATTTATAATTTAGTATCTCACAGTGTTAAGAATCTCCCTCTAGAGAATATTACGATCTCAGACCAATATGGACAGAGTCTTGTATCTTCGAAGGTCGGCGGAACGTCATCCTCGAGTTTAGTCACTAGTCAAGCGGATATTAATAACCAGTTCCGAAATGATTTACAGAAGAATATCAATACGATGCTGGGTACGATGTTTGGCCGTGACAAAGTGAATGTAAGTGTATTCTCAACCATGAATTTTGATCAAAAGAAAAGCAAAGAGCAGCTTGTCAGCGCTCCGAATCAAGTGGATCAAAAAGGGCTGGAAATTTCCCTGCAGGAAGCAAGCGAGTCTTATCAGAACAATGGTGCTGATACAGGTGGTGTACCAGGTACAGGGACTACAGATGTTCCAGGATATCCTGGGGCGGCCAGTTCAGGCAATTCTAACTCAGAGAAAAATAATAAGACTGTCAATTATGAAGTCAATCGAATTACGAATGATATTATCTCTACGCCTTATGTTGTGAAAGACTTAAGTATTAATGTAGGAATTGAGCCTCCGGTTAAAGATGATCCCAACTCATTGACGGCTGAGACCAAGGCTGCGGTGCAAAGTGCACTAGTAAACATTGTAAGAACTGCTTTAGCGGATAATAAGGTTACATATACAGACGAAGATTTACAGAAAAAAGTTACTGTATTCGCACATTCTTTTGCAAGACCAACGGACACACTCGCTTCGAAAACAACAACATACTTAACGTATGCAGGTTTAGCTTTAGCGGCGCTAGCAATTGGACTAATTGCAGGGTTTGCAATTAGAAAACGAAGAAAAGCTGCACAACAACAATTGGAACAAGAAATGAATATTGCAGCAGGCAAAGCAGAGCTTCCAACGATTGATATCGAAAATGTTACTAATGACAATCAAGTACGCAAGCAGCTAGAGACTCTTGCCAAAAAGCGACCAGAAGACTTTGTCAATTTGCTTCGTACTTGGTTAGTAGACGAATAG
- the fliE gene encoding flagellar hook-basal body complex protein FliE codes for MIDKISYSPLNIMSSIQPKDNSGEGAADLGKRFGSFLNDAMTNLNTQQKQVDNLNQSFIKGELSDVHQLTIASEKASIGLELTVQVRNKVLEAYQEMMRMQL; via the coding sequence ATGATTGACAAAATAAGTTACAGTCCACTAAACATCATGAGTTCCATTCAACCAAAGGATAACTCCGGTGAAGGGGCTGCTGATCTTGGTAAAAGATTCGGTTCGTTCCTGAATGACGCCATGACAAACTTAAACACGCAACAAAAGCAAGTGGATAATTTGAATCAGAGTTTCATCAAAGGTGAGCTTTCCGATGTTCATCAACTGACAATAGCCTCTGAGAAAGCATCGATAGGACTTGAGTTGACTGTACAAGTCAGAAACAAAGTCCTTGAAGCTTACCAAGAAATGATGAGAATGCAGCTGTGA
- the flgC gene encoding flagellar basal body rod protein FlgC gives MRLTNGFDISSSALTAQRLRMDVVSSNIANADTTRAKFVDGKWVPYTRKLVAFETKSQPSFAQSLNSAMADGTGEGVRVNKIFEDKSPLKQVYNPTHPDADGNGFVYMPNVDVLKEMVDMISATRSYEANVTALNASKSMITKALEIGR, from the coding sequence ATGAGGTTAACCAATGGATTTGACATCAGTTCATCGGCACTGACTGCTCAGCGATTAAGAATGGATGTTGTCTCTTCTAATATAGCGAATGCGGATACAACACGTGCAAAGTTCGTAGATGGGAAATGGGTTCCCTATACAAGGAAGTTAGTTGCTTTTGAAACGAAGTCACAACCCAGCTTTGCGCAGTCGCTTAATTCAGCAATGGCTGATGGTACAGGTGAAGGTGTGCGGGTGAATAAAATTTTTGAAGATAAGTCACCATTGAAGCAAGTATATAACCCAACTCATCCAGATGCGGATGGGAATGGATTTGTTTATATGCCCAATGTCGATGTGCTTAAAGAAATGGTCGATATGATCTCAGCTACTAGATCTTATGAAGCGAATGTAACCGCCCTTAATGCAAGTAAATCAATGATAACCAAAGCTTTGGAGATTGGTAGATAA
- the flgB gene encoding flagellar basal body rod protein FlgB, whose protein sequence is MSLLDKPSWNLMERSLDASTLRQKVVANNVANADTPFFKRSDVVFEELLQGQMNSSTPSIEGYRTDPRHFLIGKSTNLPNSELKTDESTAINNNMNNVDMDYEMSLMAKNQLKYNAMIQQMNSEFKKMRTVLGGK, encoded by the coding sequence ATGTCTTTGTTAGACAAACCAAGTTGGAACTTGATGGAGCGATCGCTTGATGCATCGACTCTAAGACAAAAGGTTGTAGCAAACAACGTAGCCAATGCGGATACACCCTTCTTTAAGCGTTCGGATGTTGTGTTCGAAGAACTTTTACAAGGTCAGATGAATTCTTCAACACCCTCTATAGAAGGTTATCGGACAGACCCTAGGCATTTCTTAATAGGGAAATCCACAAATCTGCCAAATTCAGAATTAAAAACAGATGAATCGACAGCAATTAACAATAATATGAACAATGTCGATATGGATTATGAAATGTCGTTAATGGCAAAAAACCAACTTAAATACAATGCAATGATTCAGCAAATGAACAGCGAATTCAAAAAAATGCGCACAGTACTAGGAGGGAAGTAA
- the codY gene encoding GTP-sensing pleiotropic transcriptional regulator CodY: protein MSLLNKTRRLNRLLQKEAGNAVSFMDMAEVLRDIVIANIYVVSRKGKILGYAVTNDPVSPEMNQTILIERRFPMESNNLLLKIEETSSTAEPDSPYFYYTEQMKDMFPYTHTTLVPIIGGGSRLGTLILSRSEGTFIDDDLVLAEYGSTVIAMEILRERAEEIEEEARSKAVVQVAIGSLSFSEMEAVEHIFEELDGKEGLLVASKIADRVGITRSVIVNALRKLESAGVIETRSLGMKGTYIRILNEQLIQSIEQLKTKL from the coding sequence ATGAGTTTATTAAATAAAACAAGAAGGCTAAATCGCTTGCTGCAAAAAGAAGCTGGCAATGCAGTTAGCTTTATGGATATGGCCGAGGTGCTGCGTGATATTGTTATTGCGAATATCTACGTCGTTAGCCGCAAAGGCAAAATTTTAGGATATGCGGTAACGAATGATCCTGTTTCTCCAGAAATGAATCAAACGATATTAATTGAACGCAGATTTCCGATGGAGTCCAATAATCTGCTGTTAAAGATTGAGGAAACATCTTCAACAGCAGAGCCGGATAGTCCATATTTCTATTACACGGAGCAAATGAAAGATATGTTTCCATATACGCATACTACTTTAGTACCAATTATTGGTGGTGGCTCTCGTTTGGGAACGCTTATTTTAAGTCGTAGTGAAGGAACTTTCATTGATGATGACTTAGTTCTGGCTGAATATGGATCTACAGTAATCGCGATGGAAATATTAAGAGAACGTGCTGAAGAAATAGAGGAAGAAGCTAGAAGCAAAGCAGTCGTTCAAGTTGCGATCGGTTCCTTATCTTTCAGTGAAATGGAAGCAGTGGAACACATTTTTGAAGAATTAGATGGTAAGGAAGGTCTTTTGGTAGCTAGCAAAATTGCCGATCGGGTAGGCATTACTCGATCAGTTATTGTAAATGCACTTCGCAAACTGGAAAGTGCCGGAGTTATTGAAACTCGTTCGCTTGGTATGAAGGGCACTTATATCCGTATTTTAAATGAGCAATTAATACAAAGTATCGAGCAATTAAAAACAAAATTATAG
- the hslU gene encoding ATP-dependent protease ATPase subunit HslU translates to MANSSLTPKQIVQELDRYIVGQKKAKKSVAIALRNRYRRNLVDEAMRDEIVPKNILMIGPTGVGKTEIARRLAKLVGAPFIKIEATKFTEVGYVGRDVESMVRDLIETSVRMVKAERMEKVKDRAEKLANERLVNLLAPSPTRSKTQRNPLEMLFGGQNQPDQEESAPDPSLAAKRAQIAEQLTNGKLENEVVEIEVEDSSPSMMDMLAGQGNEQAGMNMQEMFGNLLPKKMKKRKLLVKEARKVLAQEEAQRLIDMDEVIQESVNRAEQSGIIFIDEIDKIASNSRGGSGPDISREGVQRDILPIVEGSTVVTKYGPVKTDYVLFIGAGAFHIAKPSDLIPELQGRFPIRVELSNLTLEDFVSILKEPKNALTKQYTALLQTEGITVEFADEAIYEIARIAVEVNQNTENIGARRLHTILEKLLEDLSFEAPEITLESIVINPEYVREKLGDIVQNRDLSQYIL, encoded by the coding sequence ATGGCAAACAGCTCCCTTACACCTAAACAAATTGTCCAAGAATTGGATCGATACATAGTAGGTCAGAAGAAAGCGAAGAAATCGGTTGCTATTGCTCTGCGAAACCGTTATCGGAGAAACCTCGTGGACGAGGCTATGCGGGATGAAATTGTTCCGAAGAATATACTCATGATCGGGCCTACCGGCGTTGGAAAGACTGAAATTGCGCGCAGATTAGCTAAATTGGTAGGCGCACCATTTATTAAGATAGAGGCCACCAAATTCACAGAAGTCGGCTATGTTGGTCGCGACGTGGAGTCAATGGTACGTGATCTGATCGAAACTTCCGTGCGTATGGTTAAGGCTGAGCGGATGGAAAAAGTGAAAGACCGTGCTGAGAAGCTCGCTAACGAGCGTCTTGTTAACTTGCTTGCGCCAAGTCCTACGCGTTCCAAAACACAGCGTAATCCTCTTGAGATGCTGTTTGGAGGGCAAAACCAACCAGATCAAGAAGAAAGTGCTCCAGATCCTTCACTTGCCGCCAAAAGGGCTCAAATCGCTGAGCAATTGACTAATGGTAAATTAGAGAATGAAGTTGTAGAAATCGAAGTGGAAGACTCTTCACCATCAATGATGGATATGCTGGCTGGTCAAGGCAATGAACAGGCTGGTATGAATATGCAGGAGATGTTCGGCAATCTTCTTCCGAAAAAAATGAAGAAACGTAAGCTGCTTGTAAAGGAAGCTAGGAAAGTGTTAGCTCAAGAAGAAGCGCAAAGATTGATTGACATGGATGAAGTGATCCAGGAATCTGTTAACCGTGCCGAACAGTCCGGTATTATTTTTATTGATGAAATCGATAAGATCGCTAGCAATAGCCGCGGCGGTAGCGGACCGGACATCTCTCGGGAAGGTGTTCAGCGAGACATTTTACCGATAGTAGAGGGTTCAACAGTTGTGACCAAATATGGGCCTGTGAAGACGGATTATGTCTTATTTATTGGTGCAGGTGCTTTCCATATTGCTAAGCCTTCTGATTTAATCCCAGAGCTTCAGGGAAGATTCCCGATTCGAGTAGAATTAAGTAACTTGACCTTAGAAGACTTTGTTTCTATTTTAAAAGAACCTAAAAATGCATTAACAAAACAATATACAGCATTATTGCAAACGGAAGGTATAACGGTTGAGTTTGCAGACGAAGCTATTTATGAAATTGCACGTATCGCGGTTGAGGTTAATCAGAATACGGAGAATATTGGTGCTCGGCGATTACACACCATTTTAGAAAAATTGCTGGAGGATTTATCCTTTGAAGCGCCTGAGATTACATTGGAGTCCATTGTCATTAACCCGGAATATGTCCGTGAGAAGCTTGGTGATATTGTACAAAACCGAGATTTAAGTCAATATATCTTATAA
- the hslV gene encoding ATP-dependent protease subunit HslV has product MDPNQATFHATTIFAIRHQGKGAIAGDGQVTFGNSMIMKSTAKKVRRLHRGKVIAGFAGSVADAITLFEKFEGKLEEHHGNLQRAAVELTKDWRQDRVLRRLEAMMIVMDSTGLLLLSGNGEVIEPDDGILAIGSGGSFALAAGRALHRHASSLSAKEIAHAALTTAAEICVFTNHNIIVEEIE; this is encoded by the coding sequence ATGGATCCTAATCAAGCTACGTTTCATGCGACAACAATCTTTGCCATTCGTCATCAAGGCAAGGGAGCTATTGCTGGAGATGGGCAAGTGACATTTGGCAACAGCATGATTATGAAAAGCACGGCCAAAAAAGTTCGGCGTTTACATAGAGGGAAAGTCATCGCTGGTTTTGCTGGTTCTGTTGCCGATGCGATTACACTTTTTGAGAAATTCGAAGGTAAGCTGGAGGAACACCACGGTAATTTGCAGCGTGCTGCGGTAGAGCTTACGAAGGATTGGCGTCAAGATCGCGTTCTGCGGAGGCTTGAAGCAATGATGATCGTTATGGATTCAACCGGTTTACTACTGCTTTCAGGAAATGGTGAAGTGATTGAGCCTGATGACGGTATATTGGCTATTGGGTCTGGCGGCAGCTTCGCATTAGCTGCAGGAAGAGCGCTGCACCGCCATGCGTCGTCGCTTAGTGCTAAGGAAATAGCCCACGCTGCGCTAACAACTGCAGCTGAAATATGTGTCTTTACGAATCATAATATTATTGTGGAAGAGATTGAATAG
- the trmFO gene encoding FADH(2)-oxidizing methylenetetrahydrofolate--tRNA-(uracil(54)-C(5))-methyltransferase TrmFO, with protein MPEYPRVTVIGAGLAGSEAAWQIARQGVPVTLYEMRNVRKTPAHITDQFAELVCSNSLRSNGLTNAVGVLKEEMRRMDSLILSCADEHAVPAGGALAVDRDGFSQAVTSTLRNHPLIEVRNEEVQTLPEGITVVASGPLTSPALSAGLKELMGEEYLYFYDAAAPIVEKDSIDMNKVYLASRYDKGEAAYLNCPMTEEEFNVFYEALITAEVAELKEFEKEIYFEGCMPLEVMAKRGRQTVLFGPMKPVGLINPHTGKMPHAVVQLRQDNAAGTLYNLVGFQTHLKWGEQKRVLSLIPGLEQAEFVRYGVMHRNTFINSPKLLDPTYQFKRRENLFFAGQMTGVEGYVESAASGLIAGINAGRLAKGQPCLVVPEETTLGSMAHYITTADFKHFQPMNANFGLLPQLPERIRNKKEKYEKLANRALESIQNFKKTYAE; from the coding sequence TTGCCAGAATATCCAAGAGTGACAGTCATCGGTGCAGGATTGGCTGGAAGTGAAGCCGCCTGGCAAATTGCCCGTCAGGGCGTGCCTGTTACTTTATACGAAATGCGTAATGTCCGTAAAACCCCAGCACATATAACTGATCAATTTGCTGAACTAGTCTGTAGTAACTCACTACGTTCGAATGGACTTACCAACGCGGTAGGAGTACTGAAGGAAGAAATGAGACGTATGGATTCGCTCATTCTATCTTGTGCCGATGAGCATGCTGTACCAGCAGGAGGCGCATTAGCTGTTGACCGTGACGGGTTCTCTCAAGCTGTTACATCGACGCTCCGTAACCATCCGCTCATAGAGGTTCGCAATGAGGAAGTTCAAACCTTGCCTGAAGGCATTACAGTTGTTGCCTCAGGTCCATTAACTTCACCTGCTCTTTCTGCAGGACTTAAAGAGCTAATGGGTGAGGAGTACTTGTATTTTTATGATGCAGCAGCTCCGATTGTGGAGAAGGACTCCATTGATATGAATAAGGTGTACTTGGCTTCTCGTTATGATAAAGGGGAAGCAGCTTACCTTAACTGTCCTATGACAGAAGAAGAGTTCAATGTTTTCTATGAAGCTTTAATAACTGCTGAGGTTGCTGAACTGAAAGAATTCGAGAAAGAAATTTATTTCGAAGGCTGCATGCCCTTAGAAGTCATGGCGAAACGCGGTAGACAAACAGTACTGTTCGGGCCAATGAAACCAGTCGGCTTAATAAATCCACATACAGGCAAGATGCCGCATGCTGTCGTTCAACTCCGTCAAGATAATGCAGCCGGAACTTTGTATAACTTAGTCGGTTTCCAAACCCATTTGAAATGGGGAGAGCAGAAACGGGTGTTGTCCCTGATTCCAGGGTTAGAGCAAGCAGAGTTCGTACGCTATGGTGTTATGCATCGTAACACGTTTATAAATTCTCCGAAGCTTCTTGACCCTACTTATCAATTTAAACGTCGTGAGAATCTGTTTTTTGCAGGTCAAATGACGGGTGTAGAAGGATATGTGGAATCAGCGGCTTCCGGTCTGATAGCTGGTATCAATGCGGGGCGATTAGCTAAAGGGCAGCCTTGTTTGGTTGTACCGGAGGAAACGACTCTCGGCAGCATGGCACATTACATTACAACAGCTGATTTCAAACATTTTCAACCGATGAATGCTAATTTTGGTTTGCTTCCACAATTACCCGAACGAATTCGCAATAAAAAAGAGAAATACGAGAAGCTGGCTAACCGTGCTTTGGAAAGTATTCAGAATTTTAAGAAAACATATGCAGAGTAG
- the topA gene encoding type I DNA topoisomerase, with amino-acid sequence MADSLVIVESPAKAKTIGKYLGSKFIVKASMGHIRDLPKSQIGVEVDRNFEPKYITIRGKGSILKELKDASKKVKKIYLAADPDREGEAIAWHLAHYLDVGPEELCRVVFNEITKDAVKDAFKTPRRINQDLVNAQQARRILDRLVGYKISPLLWKKVKKGLSAGRVQSVAVKLIHDRENEIKAFEPEEYWSITVVLDAGKTMFEAKYHSINGEKKELHSQEDVDLILAAMGSDAFTVKEVKEKERQRNPSPPFITSSMQQEAARKLNFRASKTMSVAQQLYEGIDLGKEGTVGLITYMRTDSTRISPVAQEEAKDFIINKYGPAFYPETPRQYTKKNANAQDAHEGIRPTSVLREPDQMKAFLSKDQYRLYKLVWDRFVASQMASAVLDTMTIDLTAGETLFRANGSKMKFAGFMKVYVESNDDGTTEEDKLLPPLTKGDSLQKQSVDPKQHFTQPPPRYTEARLVRALEEMGIGRPSTYAPTLETIQKRGYVAIEEKKFMPTELGELVIQLMEEFFPEILDIEFTAHMEEELDFVEEGKEDWVRVLDTFYTSFEKRLIFAEEEMKEIEIQDEISDEICEKCGKHLVYKMGRFGKFLACSGFPDCRNTKPIIKDIGVTCPTCHTGKIVERRSKKGRVFYGCDQYPTCDFVSWDKPVNKPCPVCSSMMIEKRSKNGVNIQCTGCDHKEEVSEDNSDDMKD; translated from the coding sequence ATGGCGGATTCTTTAGTCATAGTTGAGTCACCAGCAAAAGCCAAAACCATTGGCAAATATTTGGGAAGTAAATTTATCGTAAAAGCCTCGATGGGTCATATTCGCGACCTTCCGAAAAGCCAAATTGGCGTAGAAGTGGATCGTAACTTTGAGCCTAAATACATAACAATCCGCGGTAAGGGTTCTATACTTAAAGAATTAAAAGATGCGAGTAAAAAAGTGAAAAAAATATATCTGGCGGCGGATCCGGATCGTGAAGGCGAAGCAATTGCCTGGCACTTAGCTCATTATTTGGATGTAGGTCCCGAAGAGCTCTGCCGTGTTGTATTTAACGAAATAACGAAGGATGCGGTTAAGGATGCCTTCAAAACGCCGCGTCGAATTAATCAAGATCTCGTTAATGCACAGCAAGCTCGACGCATATTGGACCGACTCGTTGGTTATAAAATCAGTCCTTTACTTTGGAAGAAAGTAAAAAAAGGATTATCTGCAGGCCGAGTTCAATCGGTTGCGGTTAAATTGATACATGACAGAGAGAATGAGATTAAGGCCTTCGAACCTGAAGAATATTGGTCCATTACCGTTGTTTTGGATGCTGGTAAAACCATGTTCGAAGCAAAATATCACAGCATTAACGGTGAGAAAAAGGAACTGCACTCGCAAGAGGATGTTGATCTGATTCTAGCTGCTATGGGCAGTGATGCTTTTACAGTGAAAGAAGTAAAAGAGAAAGAACGCCAACGTAATCCTTCTCCTCCTTTCATTACAAGTTCTATGCAGCAGGAAGCCGCGAGGAAACTTAATTTCCGTGCGTCGAAGACCATGTCTGTGGCACAGCAGTTATATGAAGGAATAGACTTAGGAAAAGAAGGCACGGTTGGTTTAATTACCTACATGCGTACCGATTCAACCCGTATTTCGCCGGTTGCTCAAGAAGAAGCCAAGGATTTTATCATTAATAAATATGGTCCTGCCTTCTACCCGGAGACACCACGCCAGTACACGAAGAAAAATGCTAACGCGCAGGACGCACATGAAGGTATTCGACCAACATCAGTTCTTCGAGAACCTGATCAAATGAAGGCGTTTCTCAGTAAAGATCAATATCGTCTGTACAAGCTAGTCTGGGATCGTTTTGTAGCAAGTCAAATGGCTTCAGCCGTCTTGGATACGATGACCATTGATTTAACAGCTGGTGAAACCTTATTTAGAGCGAATGGTTCTAAGATGAAATTTGCTGGATTTATGAAGGTTTATGTCGAGAGCAATGACGACGGGACGACAGAAGAGGACAAATTGCTGCCGCCTCTGACTAAGGGTGATTCCTTGCAGAAGCAAAGCGTGGATCCGAAGCAGCACTTTACTCAACCGCCTCCAAGGTATACGGAAGCGCGTTTAGTTAGGGCGTTAGAGGAAATGGGCATTGGGCGTCCGAGTACGTACGCACCGACACTGGAGACGATTCAGAAGCGTGGGTATGTTGCAATCGAAGAGAAGAAATTCATGCCTACGGAGCTTGGTGAATTAGTTATCCAATTGATGGAGGAGTTTTTTCCTGAAATTCTTGATATCGAGTTCACGGCTCATATGGAAGAAGAGCTTGACTTCGTAGAAGAGGGAAAAGAGGACTGGGTTCGAGTTCTGGATACGTTCTACACATCCTTTGAGAAGCGGCTTATATTCGCAGAAGAGGAAATGAAGGAAATCGAAATCCAGGATGAAATTTCGGATGAGATTTGCGAGAAGTGCGGTAAACATCTTGTCTATAAAATGGGGCGTTTCGGTAAGTTCTTGGCGTGTTCAGGATTCCCGGATTGCCGCAATACGAAACCGATCATTAAAGATATTGGTGTTACATGTCCAACTTGCCATACCGGGAAAATTGTCGAACGCAGAAGCAAAAAGGGGCGAGTTTTCTATGGTTGCGATCAGTATCCAACCTGTGACTTCGTCTCATGGGATAAACCGGTCAATAAGCCATGTCCTGTTTGCAGCTCGATGATGATCGAGAAAAGAAGCAAGAACGGCGTGAATATTCAATGTACCGGGTGTGATCATAAAGAAGAAGTTAGTGAAGATAATTCAGATGATATGAAAGATTAG
- the dprA gene encoding DNA-processing protein DprA, translating to MDNRFILFGLHELEGVGWKTILQLLSRFPDPHVLFELSAAAIASKGIRTSIAEQIATCLTPTFIEQKLLLYKKHSIQILTLLDEDYPPILKEIAQPPWVLYVKGNVSLLNGRLLGIVGTRTPTLYGKKIAEEWAAALSRAGFGIVSGLARGIDSKAHIGALQGKSKTVAVLGCAINQIYPRENALLYRNIEQEGVIISEYPIGTGMRPGMFPQRNRIIAGLSLGVTVVEAAEDSGSLITVEFAVDESRDVFAVPGPIDSNQSSGVHKLLKDGAKLVTRVEEIVEDYKHMLSEGDQGAMKKPLPTFSLTDEEGEIVRKLSNEPVSIDALLEDGQFTFGHLHAVLLSLVMKKAIKQLPGSTYILA from the coding sequence ATGGATAATCGTTTCATTTTGTTTGGCCTTCACGAGCTCGAGGGCGTTGGTTGGAAAACCATTCTTCAGCTCCTGAGCCGTTTCCCTGATCCGCATGTGCTGTTTGAGCTTTCAGCTGCAGCGATTGCCTCAAAAGGTATCCGAACTTCCATTGCTGAACAAATTGCCACGTGTCTTACACCGACATTTATTGAGCAAAAGCTTCTGTTATATAAGAAGCACTCCATTCAAATTCTCACACTTTTAGATGAGGACTACCCTCCGATTCTTAAAGAAATTGCGCAGCCTCCCTGGGTGTTATATGTGAAAGGGAATGTTTCATTATTGAATGGGCGACTCCTCGGTATAGTGGGAACACGTACTCCTACGCTTTATGGAAAGAAGATTGCTGAGGAGTGGGCAGCTGCCCTTTCAAGAGCAGGATTTGGTATCGTAAGTGGACTGGCAAGGGGGATTGACAGCAAGGCACATATTGGTGCATTGCAAGGTAAATCCAAAACGGTTGCAGTTCTTGGATGTGCGATTAATCAAATTTATCCGCGTGAAAATGCATTATTATATCGAAATATAGAACAAGAGGGTGTCATCATTTCTGAATATCCTATAGGCACGGGCATGCGGCCAGGAATGTTTCCGCAGCGAAATCGAATCATAGCAGGATTGTCATTAGGCGTTACGGTTGTGGAAGCAGCAGAAGATAGTGGATCACTGATTACAGTTGAGTTTGCGGTGGATGAATCAAGAGATGTATTCGCCGTTCCCGGTCCTATTGACTCTAACCAGAGTAGTGGTGTCCACAAGCTACTAAAGGATGGCGCTAAATTGGTTACCCGTGTTGAGGAGATTGTAGAAGATTATAAACATATGTTGAGCGAGGGAGATCAGGGTGCCATGAAGAAGCCTTTGCCGACATTTTCGCTTACGGATGAGGAAGGCGAAATCGTTCGAAAGTTGTCGAATGAGCCCGTCTCGATTGATGCTCTGTTAGAGGACGGTCAATTTACGTTTGGACATTTGCATGCAGTTCTGTTATCTTTGGTAATGAAAAAGGCGATTAAACAGCTTCCGGGTTCTACTTACATACTAGCATAG